The stretch of DNA GAACCGCAAGGTTTCCGGGGTTTTTCTGTTATGTGAAAGATTTGAATACAGCTATAAAGAATAGCGAATAAATTAAAACAGGCAGGTATGTGAAGAATTTTATTTTCTTCGCATATTGGCAAGGGAATGGTATCTGGCAGGAACACCGTACTGTGGAGATCTGGAATATATCTAGGCGAGAATAAAGGAAGAGGATATGCGGATACATACCGCAGGAAGAAGGTTTCCGCACAAAAAAATTGTAAGATTTCTTCAACTGTGAAGTCTAAAGGAGTGTGATTTTATGAAAAAGTTGATAGCATTGGTTCTAGCATTGGTTTGTGTGTTTGGTCTGGGCGGTTGCAACACCAAGAGTATGAATTATATTATTGAGAACAAACCAAGTGTAACGGGTATTGTAGAAGAGGTGCATAACGATTATGTCATAATGTACTCTGATACAGCAGATGGGTATCCGAATGGGTCAAGGTGGTCAATATCTTTGAGTGTAGAAAACAAGGACAGTTATACCAACCTTTCTGTTGGTGACGAAATTGTTGTATATCACGACGGAAATGTTATGGAGACAGACCCATTAAAAGTGGGGACAGTTTATGCCATTACATTGAAAACTCCTGATGACAGAACAGAGAACAACAAAGGCTGACTAATTCCAGTTTGTATAATTGAAAAAATAAAAAACGCATAGACAACTGTGTCTATTAGTGAAAATACGACATTTCTCGCTTTGTGTCGTGTTATTTGCAGATAACAGATTCTATATTTGATGATGAAAGGAGGAGTTGAGGTGGACCAAGTAAAAATCGGGAATTTTTAAAAAAAACTTCGCAAAGAAAAAGGCATTACACAGGAGCAGTTGGCAGAAATATTAAATGTCTCTGGAAGGACCGTATCCAGATGGGAAACCGGAGTTTCCCATAGTTAAAGATACCACACCAAATATGATGAACCCACGCTTATACACTACCAGCTATAATAAACCGCAAGGACAGCAATTTGATGATACTGCTGTCCTTTCTTTTATAAAATTGCAGTACACATAAAAAAGCTGTAAAATGATAAATATATTTGTCCTTGTAACAATTCTCGGACATTTGCCTGTTATACTATCTGCAAAAAGCAAAGGAAGTGAGAATATGGAGCAGATTTTAATTGTCGAGGACGACAGTTTTTTGAATAAGATGTTAGACTATAACCTGACCGCAGACGGCTACGGCGTGACTTCTGCCCTAAATGCCAGAACCGCAGCCGAAGCCATCCGCCAGCGGGAATTTGATTTAGTGCTGCTGGACATCAACCTGCCGGACGGGAACGGTTTTGAACTGTGCAAGCTGATAAAGCCCCAGCACCCGGACACCATCGTAATATTCCTGACCGCCAACGATCAGGAGAGCGACCAGATACGGGGCTATGAGGTGGGCGCGGTGGACTACATCACAAAGCCCTTTGTAATCGGGGCCTTGCAGCGGAAGATCAAAGCCATGTTCGCCATGCTGGAACACCACAAACCGGCTAAGGACATTTACGATGACGGACGGCTGTTTCTGGACTTCTCGGAGCAGACGGCTTCCCTAAACGGCAAGCCCCTGACCCTATCCCCGATGGAGTACAAAATGCTGAACCTGTTTCGTAAAAATCCCCGGCAAGTGCTGACCCGTGGGCAGCTTTTGGAAAAGCTGTGGGATATAGACGAGAGGTTTGTAGACGAACACACCCTGACAACCTCCATCAGCCGGATTCGCAGCAAGATCGAATCCGACGGCGGCGCACCCTACATCAAGACTGTTTACGGCATGGGCTATCAATGGACGGGAGGCGAGGCAAAATGAAGGTTCAAAACCTCTCGGTAAAGCGGCTGTTTGGCCGGGTGGCAATAGGGCTTGTCCTCTCCATGTCCGGGATCACCATAGTCCTGTTTTTTGTGACAAAACAGACGGCGGTGCTGCTGACAGGCGGGGCGCTGCTGCTGTGTGCCCTTGTGGGGATTTTCGTACTGACGCAGGCGTTTGGAAAGCGGCTGTCGCAGTTTACCGCTGACCTGTGCCAGACCTTAGACCACATGATCGCCGGGAATGAAGCGCCCCAGCGCCCAGAGGACAGCGAAACCCAGCTTGCCAGAATTGGGCACCGTCTGGCAAGGCTCTACCAGATCATGCAGGAGAACCGCCGCCGGGTGGACGAGGAACGGCAGGAGTTACAGACCCTTGTATCGGATATTTCCCATCAGGTGAAAACGCCGGTAAGCAATCTGAAAATGGCGACGGACACCCTGCTGGAAAAGCCTATGGCCGAGGCAGAGCGCACCGACTTTATCCGGGGAATCCGCAGCCAGACGGATAAGCTGGACTTTCTCTTTCAGGCCCTTGTGAAAACCTCCCGTCTGGAAACAGGCGTGATCCAGTTGGACAAGAAACCGGGCCGCCTCTTTGATACCGTGGCACAGGCCATGAGTGGGATCGTGTATGCAGCGGAGAAAAAGGAAATCGCCGTGTCCGTGGACTGCCCGGAGGATTTGACCGTTTCCCATGACAGCAAGTGGACATCGGAAGCCCTCTTTAACCTGCTGGACAATGCGGTGAAGTACACCCCGGCAGGCGGGAAAATCGCTGTGTCTGTGGTGCTGTGGGAAATGTATGTGGAAATCAAAGTGACCGACACTGGCAAGGGCATTTCCGAAAGCAATCAGGCCACTATCTTCCAGCGCTTCTATCGTGAGGAAGAAGTACACGAACAGCAGGGTGTGGGCATTGGCCTGTATCTGGCCCGCGAGATCGTAACGCGGCAGGGTGGCTATATCAAAGTGGTTTCGGAGCCGGGCAAGGGTTCGGAATTTTCCATTATGCTTCCCTTGCGTTGAGAGAAACTTTCTGCTTCGGGTCAAGTTGGCCCGAAGCGCAGAGATAAAATGAAATGTCCGAGCGTTGTAACATTTCACCTCAATTTTCAATGAATTTTTTTAGCCGCTGTAACATTTCGCGGACATTTGGGTTTTACAATACACTTATCAACAGGTAGGAAGCCTTGAAAGGAGTTTTGAATATGAGCGTTTTACAGACGATTGACCTGAAAAAGTATTACGGTACAGAACCGAACATTACCCGCGCCCTTGACGGCGTAAATTTCTCCGTGGAGGACGGCGAGTTTGTGGCTGTTGTGGGAACCTCTGGTAGCGGCAAGTCCACCCTGCTTCACATGATGGGCGGGTTGGACACTCCCACCAGCGGAACCGTGATTGTCCGAGGCGAAGAACTGGCAAAGAAGAACGACGAGCAGCTTACCATCTTTCGCCGCCGCAACATCGGCTTTATCTTCCAGAACTATAACCTTGTTCCCATCCTGAATGTGTATGAGAACATTGTCCTGCCGGTGGAGTTGGACGGGGACACGGTGGATCAGAAGTTTTTGGACGAAATTGTTCACCTACTGGGGCTGGAAGATAAACTGAAAAATATGCCGAACAATCTATCCGGCGGACAGCAGCAGCGTGTGGCTATCGCCCGCGCCTTGATTACCAAACCGGCTATCGTGCTGGCGGACGAACCGACCGGCAATCTTGACAGCAAGACCAGCACTGAGGTGCTGGGGCTTATCAAGCGCACCAGTGCGGAGTTCCGGCAAACCGTTGTGATGATTACCCACAACAACGATATTGCCCGTCTTGCAGATCGGATTGTCCGCATTGAGGACGGCAAAATTGTGGAATAAGTAGGGGGTGGCAGACTATGACATGGCCTTTTGAAAATGATACCAGTAACATTGAAAAGAAACTGGCAAAGCGCAGTTTGCACCATGAACGGCAGCGTAATTTATTTGCAATCATTGCTCTTGTGCTAACTGCATTTATGATAACTGCGACATTCAGTATTGGTTTTAGTTACTTTGAAACCTACCAAATGCAACAAATTCGGTTAATGGGAACTACCGCTGATGTCGGAATCACAAACGTAACAGAAAATCAGTTGGTTGACATTTCAAAATCAAACCTTGTCCTTGACGTAGGTATACAGCAGCGTTTAGGCAGTGTTGATACAGAGCAACTGCAAAATGCGAGATTAGGTATAGTTTGGATAGATGATACCGAGTGGGAACACCACCGTCTTCCTACTATATCAGGTGTTGTAGGAAATTACCCATCAAGTAAAAACGAAATTATGCTACCTACATGGGTGCTTGAACAGATGGGCATTTCTGATCCGCAAATAGGGATGGAGATTGTGTTGTCGTACCAAATTGGCGATAGCTATAATTATGTCTCAGACACCTTTTTGCTGTCGGGCTACTATACGGACTACATTCCAATGCGCACAAATAATCGTGGTTATGTTTATGTTTCATCCGCTTTTAAGGATAGCTTAAATGTATCACTGGATAATAGTGTTACGGCAATGATCCGTTTTCAAGGCAATGATAATGCTGACAAAAACTGTGAAAGATTGCGGCGTGAGATTGACTTTACAGAAGGGCAAACATTTGAAATTGCACCATTAGAACAGGCAAATGGTGGAACTATTATTTTAGCTGTAATAATTTTAGCAGTTTTTATATCCTTTAGCGGCTATCTGCTGATTTATAATATTCTTTATGTCTCTGTCGTAAAAGATGTGCAATTCTATGGCCGTCTTAAAACGATTGGAACGACCCAAAGGCAGATAAAGAGAATTATCTATAAGCAGGCAATCAGAATCTCTTGTATTGGTATTCCGATTGGTCTGTTACTTGGTGCGGCTGTTTCCTTTGGCATTGTTCCTTACTTCCTGAATATGATGTATTCAACAAATTCTGATGTGGGAACAAAAGTATCTTTTTCGCCGTTTATTTTCATAGGAGCGGCCATATTTACGTTCATTACCGTTATGATTGCAAGCATGAAGCCCGCCAAAATTGCCGGAAGTGTTTCACCAATAGCAGCACTCCAATATACAGCAGCCAGCACAAAGAGCAGCGCCAGAAATTGTAGCAAAATGAAGTTGTCCAGAATGGCATGGAACAATGTCTTTCGTAATGCTAAGAGTACAACCCTTGTTTTTGCATCGCTTTTTTTCGGCCTTTCCTTGTTCCTTGTCGTCACAGGGCTATTACATGGTTTAAGCCCGGAGAATTATGTGAGCCAATGGGGAGTAAGCGATTTTGCACTCACATATAGTATCCACGAAAGAGAAGATTTAATTTCCAGCGAAATGGTTTCAGAGATTGGTCAGCTTGACGGCATTGAGAATTTGAGGTTGACCTATGCACCTTATCCTCAAGTAGCAGCAGATGTTGTATATGACGATGCTGTATTTCACGAGTTTCTTGCGTCATTAGACGGAGTAAACGGCATTGATTTTTCTGATCCGGCAAAATTAGAAAATTATCAGCAAAACTTTTTTAGCGGGGTTTTTGGAATTGACAGTGCATATTTGGAAGAAATCAATAAAACCTTAAACTTGCCTATTGACACGTCTGCCTTTGAACAAGGAAAGGTTGTGCTGCTGTCCAAAACAGTAGAAGGCCTTATTCAGCCAGGGCAGGAAATAACAATCCAGACGCAGAACGGACAGCATTCCTTTATTGTAGCGAACGGTTATTTGAATGAAGGGTTTCGAGCAGGAGGAGGCAATGAGAGAGGGACGGCTCCTGATTTGTATATTAGTCAAACAGCTTTGAAAGAACTCTTTCCGCAATATAGAGTGTTCCGCGTGGCCTTTGATACGGATGGTCAACATGACGAAAGTATACTGCAAGAATTAAAGCAAATCACCGCATCACAAGCTAACATTGATATTATATCCCGATATGAACGGCGAGAAGAAATGCAGGAATATCTCATTACAGCAAAGGTTTTAGGAACAGGGTTGTCCGTGATCCTGCTGCTTGTTGGTGTCATGAACTTTGTCAATACAATGGTTGTCAATGTAAATACTCGGCGCTATGAATTAGCTGTTCTTGA from Blautia sp. SC05B48 encodes:
- a CDS encoding DUF3221 domain-containing protein codes for the protein MKKLIALVLALVCVFGLGGCNTKSMNYIIENKPSVTGIVEEVHNDYVIMYSDTADGYPNGSRWSISLSVENKDSYTNLSVGDEIVVYHDGNVMETDPLKVGTVYAITLKTPDDRTENNKG
- a CDS encoding sensor histidine kinase, translating into MKVQNLSVKRLFGRVAIGLVLSMSGITIVLFFVTKQTAVLLTGGALLLCALVGIFVLTQAFGKRLSQFTADLCQTLDHMIAGNEAPQRPEDSETQLARIGHRLARLYQIMQENRRRVDEERQELQTLVSDISHQVKTPVSNLKMATDTLLEKPMAEAERTDFIRGIRSQTDKLDFLFQALVKTSRLETGVIQLDKKPGRLFDTVAQAMSGIVYAAEKKEIAVSVDCPEDLTVSHDSKWTSEALFNLLDNAVKYTPAGGKIAVSVVLWEMYVEIKVTDTGKGISESNQATIFQRFYREEEVHEQQGVGIGLYLAREIVTRQGGYIKVVSEPGKGSEFSIMLPLR
- a CDS encoding ABC transporter ATP-binding protein, which gives rise to MSVLQTIDLKKYYGTEPNITRALDGVNFSVEDGEFVAVVGTSGSGKSTLLHMMGGLDTPTSGTVIVRGEELAKKNDEQLTIFRRRNIGFIFQNYNLVPILNVYENIVLPVELDGDTVDQKFLDEIVHLLGLEDKLKNMPNNLSGGQQQRVAIARALITKPAIVLADEPTGNLDSKTSTEVLGLIKRTSAEFRQTVVMITHNNDIARLADRIVRIEDGKIVE
- a CDS encoding response regulator transcription factor — translated: MEQILIVEDDSFLNKMLDYNLTADGYGVTSALNARTAAEAIRQREFDLVLLDINLPDGNGFELCKLIKPQHPDTIVIFLTANDQESDQIRGYEVGAVDYITKPFVIGALQRKIKAMFAMLEHHKPAKDIYDDGRLFLDFSEQTASLNGKPLTLSPMEYKMLNLFRKNPRQVLTRGQLLEKLWDIDERFVDEHTLTTSISRIRSKIESDGGAPYIKTVYGMGYQWTGGEAK
- a CDS encoding ABC transporter permease — encoded protein: MTWPFENDTSNIEKKLAKRSLHHERQRNLFAIIALVLTAFMITATFSIGFSYFETYQMQQIRLMGTTADVGITNVTENQLVDISKSNLVLDVGIQQRLGSVDTEQLQNARLGIVWIDDTEWEHHRLPTISGVVGNYPSSKNEIMLPTWVLEQMGISDPQIGMEIVLSYQIGDSYNYVSDTFLLSGYYTDYIPMRTNNRGYVYVSSAFKDSLNVSLDNSVTAMIRFQGNDNADKNCERLRREIDFTEGQTFEIAPLEQANGGTIILAVIILAVFISFSGYLLIYNILYVSVVKDVQFYGRLKTIGTTQRQIKRIIYKQAIRISCIGIPIGLLLGAAVSFGIVPYFLNMMYSTNSDVGTKVSFSPFIFIGAAIFTFITVMIASMKPAKIAGSVSPIAALQYTAASTKSSARNCSKMKLSRMAWNNVFRNAKSTTLVFASLFFGLSLFLVVTGLLHGLSPENYVSQWGVSDFALTYSIHEREDLISSEMVSEIGQLDGIENLRLTYAPYPQVAADVVYDDAVFHEFLASLDGVNGIDFSDPAKLENYQQNFFSGVFGIDSAYLEEINKTLNLPIDTSAFEQGKVVLLSKTVEGLIQPGQEITIQTQNGQHSFIVANGYLNEGFRAGGGNERGTAPDLYISQTALKELFPQYRVFRVAFDTDGQHDESILQELKQITASQANIDIISRYERREEMQEYLITAKVLGTGLSVILLLVGVMNFVNTMVVNVNTRRYELAVLESIGMTKRQIKRMLFMEGFYYWGVSLSLAVTIGTAIFILLYMIFSKVAYYAVFSYPFIPLVLVSGLVLLICLIVPIWVYKTDVNLPVVERLRLTE